A region from the Malus domestica chromosome 07, GDT2T_hap1 genome encodes:
- the LOC103420830 gene encoding uncharacterized protein — protein MEALIASYGNSSSGSDSETPAPPPPPPPELNNPQEPTPALPPPPLSLLDSPNSFGFLDFSASVQPSRVRNFPHVEGNYAVHVYIPVYIPPAPRKEMALFLNKLASLVPCLHAVDVDFPLDILRKDEHKLEQVALGREFHISLGRTVPIRVHQIDSLVTMLRQKLQIQRRYWIDFSKWEVFVNDDQTRTFVSIEIIAAGLAEITKQIQAVNEVYKLHNLPEFYKDPRPHISVAWALGDIGNSLKKVVEEERRRSTIGGSLQKCIFTSKFNGIECRIGNKTHKICKFSEQ, from the exons ATGGAGGCCCTGATTGCCTCGTACGGAAACTCGTCGTCGGGCTCAGACTCCGAGACGCCGGctccacctccaccaccacctccgGAGCTCAACAACCCTCAAGAACCGACCCCTGCGCTGCCTCCACCTCCTCTGTCACTTCTCGACAGCCCCAATTCCTTCG GATTTCTGGACTTCTCGGCAAGCGTCCAGCCGAGCAGAGTTCGGAACTTTCCTCACGTCGAAGGGAACTACGCAGTACATGTATACATCCCAG TTTATATACCACCAGCACCAAGGAAAGAGATGGCCTTGTTTTTGAACAAGCTAGCTTCTCTGGTGCCTTGTCTCCATGCGGTTGACGTTGACTTCCCGCTTGACATTCTGCGTAAGGACGAGCACAAGCTTGAACAAGTTGCTTTAGGCAGAGAGTTCCATATAAGTCTCGGAAGAACTGTTCCGATTCGGGTGCACCAGATTGATTCCTTGGTGACAATGCTGCGGCAGAAGCTTCAGATTCAGAGGCG GTATTGGATTGATTTTAGCAAGTGGGAGGTTTTTGTTAATGATGATCAGACCCGGACCTTTGTGTCTATCGAAATCATTGCTGCTGGGTTAGCTGAG ATAACAAAGCAGATTCAAGCTGTGAATGAGGTGTATAAGCTTCACAATCTTCCTGAATTTTACAAG GATCCGCGCCCTCACATCTCGGTAGCTTGGGCATTGGGTGACATCGGCAATTCCCTGAAGAAAGTGGTTGAAGAAGAAAGACGAAGATCTACCATCGGAGGATCGTTACAGAAATGTATTTTTACCAGTAAATTCAATGGTATTGAATGTAGGATTGGTaataaaacacacaaaataTGTAAATTTTCTGAACAATAA
- the LOC139187582 gene encoding disease resistance protein RPV1-like, translating to MDSHMHEMHLLLHPPGVETNNVRVVGIWGMGGLGKTTIARAVYDEIASRFETCCFLKNVKEGFMKHGELHMQTQLLSSISDNKVGSSDISNKGFQVMLKSLGQRKVLIVVDDVDKSEQIDALLGEPHSFGGGSRIIITSRDSQLLSIVDVIYNPKTLSDSGALKLFRQHAFRKNQPTRDYDDLSKRVVKYAQGLPLALKVLGAFLLKKTIREWEDELEKIRKIPQRGIHDVLKSSFDGLDDTVKDIFLDIACFFKGMKKDCATRIMDDCGFHPHIGIRVLIDHALITVSGEGELEKHDSLEEMGREIVRQESIKEPGKRSRLWSYEDVNQMLTQNTATKTVESIIVDFSYSDRVCLNAKAFASMTQLRLLKISSEGSVFKRDYWKHHLSGLRFKLPNLRYLSWFQFPLKSLPSNFQFKNLVELDMRCSLINRLWEGTQTQEKLKFINLSHCQNLEITPDFTNVPNLERLIVQSCTRLVEVHGSILTLTKLVLLDLNWCNELKILPNNIGMQSLKTFNLRGCTNLEMFPEISEGMEELEELNLTASKIKVLPESINNLTGLSHLNLEFSKELESLPSKIRMRSLKTFNLYGCSNLVMFPEISKCMEELEELNLSESKIKELPMSINNLTGLCHFNLKDCKELKSLPGCIRMKCLKTLNLHGCSSLEMFPSMSKGIEGLEKLDLRCSKIKELPPSINNLTGLSHLNLLYCKKLKSLPSSIRMKSLKSFDLYGCSSLEMFPEITEVIEGLEFLNLSGSKIKELPWSINNLTGLTYLKLNDCEELKSLPSSICQLKSLVRLSVSGCTKFEVFPSIEENMEGLRYLILDKTSIKELPPWIERLTGLQYLSLPDTLYNLA from the exons ATGGATTCTCATATGCATGAAATGCATTTATTATTACATCCTCCTGGAGTTGAAACGAATAATGTTCGCGTTGTTGGAATATGGGGTATGGGTGGTTTAGGCAAAACAACCATCGCTAGAGCTGTTTATGATGAAATCGCTAGTCGATTTGAAACTtgttgctttcttaaaaatgtcAAGGAGGGTTTCATGAAGCACGGCGAACTACATATGCAGACACAACTTCTATCTAGTATCTCGGACAACAAGGTGGGGAGCTCTGACATATCGAACAAAGGTTTTCAGGTGATGTTAAAAAGCCTTGGTCAGAGAAAAGTTCTTATTGTTGTTGATGATGTGGACAAATCAGAACAAATTGATGCTTTACTTGGAGAGCCACATTCCTTTGGTGGTGGAAGTAGGATTATTATAACAAGTAGAGATTCACAGTTACTAAGCATAGTTGATGTGATATATAATCCCAAGACTTTGAGTGATTCTGGAGCTCTGAAACTCTTTAGGCAGCACGCCTTCCGAAAAAACCAACCCACCAGAGATTATGATGATCTCTCTAAGCGTGTCGTAAAATATGCTCAAGGTCTGCCCTTAGCACTCAAAGTTTTGGGAGCTTTTCTTCTTAAAAAAACTATCCGTGAGTGGGAAGATGAGTtagaaaaaataaggaaaatcccGCAAAGGGGAATTCATGATGTGCTTAAATCAAGCTTCGATGGACTAGATGACACAGTGAAAGACATCTTTCTAGATATTGCATGTTTCTTTAAAGGGATGAAGAAAGACTGTGCAACCCGAATTATGGACGATTGTGGTTTCCATCCTCATATAGGAATAAGAGTTCTAATCGATCATGCTCTCATAACTGTCTCAGGGGAGGGGGAACTGGAGAAGCATGATTCATTAGAGGAAATGGGTCGGGAAATCGTCCGTCAAGAATCTATCAAAGAGCCTGGGAAACGAAGTAGGTTGTGGAGTTATGAAGATGTTAATCAAATGCTAACTCAAAATACG GCTACGAAAACAGTTGAAAGCATAATCGTGGATTTCTCGTACTCAGACCGGGTATGCTTAAATGCTAAAGCTTTTGCTAGTATGACTCAACTAAGACTTCTCAAGATCAGTAGTGAGGGCTCCGTTTTTAAACGTGATTACTGGAAACACCACCTGAGTGGGCTCCGTTTTAAGTTACCTAACTTGAGGTATCTCTCCTGGTTTCAATTCCCTCTCAAGTCTTTGCCATCCAACtttcaattcaaaaatcttgtTGAACTTGACATGCGATGTAGTCTCATTAACCGACTTTGGGAAGGAACCCAG ACGCAGGAAAAGTTGAAATTCATCAATTTAAGTCATTGTCAAAACCTTGAGATAACCCCTGACTTCACAAATGTGCCAAATCTTGAGAGGCTAATTGTTCAAAGTTGTACACGCTTAGTTGAGGTTCACGGGTCGATTTTGACTCTTACAAAGCTTGTTTTATTAGATCTGAATTGGTGCAATGAACTTAAGATTCTACCCAACAACATTGGCATGCAATCTCTCAAAACCTTTAATCTAAGAGGTTGCACCAATCTTGAGATGTTTCCAGAGATTTCAGAAGGTATGGAGGAGTTAGAAGAGCTTAATTTAACCGCGTCAAAAATTAAAGTACTGCCCGAGTCAATTAATAATCTCACGGGATTGAGTCATTTAAacttagaattttccaaggaACTTGAGAGTCTACCCAGCAAAATTCGTATGAGATCTCTCAAAACCTTTAATCTTTATGGCTGCTCCAATCTTGTGATGTTTCCAGAGATTTCAAAATGTATGGAGGAGTTAGAAGAGCTTAATTTATCCGagtcaaaaattaaagaactgCCCATGTCAATTAATAATCTCACGGGGTTGTGTCATTTCAACCTAAAAGATTGCAAGGAACTTAAGAGTCTTCCAGGCTGCATTCGTATGAAATGTCTCAAAACCTTGAACCTTCATGGCTGCTCCAGTCTTGAGATGTTTCCATCGATGTCAAAAGGTATTGAGGGGTTAGAAAAGCTTGATTTACGCTgctcaaaaattaaagaactgCCCCCATCAATTAATAATCTTACGGGGTTGAGTCATTTGAATCTACTATACTGCAAGAAACTTAAGAGTCTTCCCAGCAGCATTCGTATGAAATCACTCAAAAGCTTTGATCTTTATGGTTGCTCGAGCCTTGAGATGTTTCCAGAGATTACAGAAGTGATTGAAGGGTTAGAATTTCTTAATTTATCCggatcaaaaattaaagaactacCATGGTCGATTAATAATCTCACGGGATTGACTTATTTGAAGCTAAACGACTGCGAGGAACTAAAGAGCCTTCCAAGCAGCATTTGTCAGCTCAAGTCCCTTGTCCGTCTCTCTGTTTCCGGTTGTACAAAATTTGAGGTGTTTCCAAGCATTGAAGAAAATATGGAAGGATTAAGATATCTTATCTTGGATAAAACATCTATCAAAGAGCTTCCCCCCTGGATTGAACGGCTTACGGGGCTTCAGTATTTAAGTCTTCCTGACACTCTCTATAATTTGGCATGA
- the LOC103439575 gene encoding protein ORANGE, chloroplastic has product MELQEIQDNIRSRRNKIFLHMEEVRGLRIQQRIKRAELGAVNEDQENELPSFPSFIPFLPPLSSDNLKQYYAVCYSIIAGFILFGGLIAPSLELKLGIGGTSYKDFIVNMHLPLQLSQVDPIVASFSGGAVGVISALMVVEINNVKQQEHKRCKYCLGTGYLACARCSSTGTLVLTEPVSTADGGNQPLSLPKTERCSNCSGAGKVMCPTCLCTGMAMASEHDPRIDPFD; this is encoded by the exons ATGGAGCTGCAGGAAATTCAAGATAATATTCGGAGTCGTCGCAACAAAATTTTCTTGCATATGGAGGAA GTTCGCGGGCTGAGGATACAACAGCGGATTAAACGTGCAGAGCTTGGAGCGGTAAATGAAGATCAAGAAAACGAACTTCCTAGTTTTCCATCGTTCATTCCATTTTTGCCTCCCCTG AGTTCAGACAACCTTAAGCAATATTATGCTGTTTGTTATTCAATTATTGCGGGGTTTATCCTTTTCGGTGGCCTCATAGCACCCTCC TTGGAGTTGAAGCTGGGAATAGGAGGCACATCATATAAAGACTTTATAGTAAATATGCATCTGCCGTTGCAGTTGAG TCAAGTTGATCCCATAGTGGCGTCATTCTCTGGAGGAGCAGTCGGAGTGATCTCAGCATTGATGGTAGTTGAAATAAACAATGTGAAACAGCAGGAGCATAAACGATGCAAATATTGTCTTGGAACTG GATATCTTGCTTGTGCTCGTTGCTCCAGCACTGGAACCCTTGTTCTTACTGAACCAGTATCGACAGCTGATGGCGGAAACCAACCCCTATCTCTGCCAAAAACTGAACGATGTTCAAATTGCTCAGGAGCGGGAAAG GTAATGTGCCCGACATGCCTTTGCACTGGAATGGCGATGGCAAGTGAACACGACCCTCGGATCGATCCCTTTGATTAG